One Hydrogenophaga crassostreae genomic region harbors:
- a CDS encoding DsbA family protein: protein MVKHLTYLMDPFCGWCYGAAPMIQALRAEANVQITIAPTGLFAGDSGGPMNAEFASFAWTNDQRIANLTGQRFTAAYRTQLLNDHSKRFDSGPATLALTAVHLTAPERELDALSAFQLARYVDGRDTADLNVLAAILGELALHAAADRLISGDDVLVGTSRKRMSSARRDMATFGAQGVPNLILSSSETRQLLSGGLLYGDPAPLLTRLRTT from the coding sequence ATGGTAAAACACCTGACCTACCTGATGGACCCGTTTTGCGGCTGGTGCTATGGCGCTGCGCCCATGATCCAGGCCTTGCGCGCAGAGGCGAATGTCCAGATCACGATTGCACCCACAGGCCTGTTCGCCGGCGACAGCGGTGGCCCCATGAACGCTGAATTTGCCAGCTTCGCCTGGACCAATGACCAGCGCATCGCCAACCTCACAGGCCAGCGCTTCACCGCGGCCTACCGCACACAACTGCTCAACGACCACAGCAAGCGGTTCGATTCCGGCCCCGCCACACTGGCGCTCACCGCCGTTCACCTGACCGCGCCCGAGCGCGAACTCGACGCCCTGAGCGCTTTCCAGCTCGCCCGGTATGTGGACGGTCGCGACACCGCCGACCTGAACGTGCTGGCTGCGATCCTGGGCGAGTTGGCGCTGCACGCTGCGGCCGACCGCTTGATCTCGGGCGATGATGTGCTGGTCGGAACGAGCCGCAAACGCATGTCCAGCGCCCGACGCGACATGGCCACCTTCGGGGCGCAAGGGGTGCCCAACCTCATTCTGTCGAGTAGCGAAACCCGGCAACTGCTTTCCGGCGGCCTGCTGTATGGCGATCCCGCCCCCCTGCTGACCCGTTTGCGCACGACCTAG
- a CDS encoding VOC family protein, whose amino-acid sequence MPIHKLDHVNIRTHQLVTLIGWYQRVLGLRVGARPNFPFPGAWLFAGDTVVVHLIGVESPSGAGSESELKLEHFAFSATDLDAFENTLRELGEPHQRAELASFGLVQINLWDPDGNHLHVDFPSGP is encoded by the coding sequence ATGCCCATCCACAAGCTCGACCACGTCAACATACGCACCCACCAGCTCGTTACCCTGATCGGCTGGTACCAGCGCGTGTTGGGCTTGCGTGTCGGCGCCCGCCCCAACTTTCCGTTTCCCGGCGCCTGGCTGTTTGCGGGCGACACCGTGGTGGTGCACCTGATCGGCGTCGAAAGTCCGTCCGGCGCCGGATCGGAGTCGGAGTTGAAGCTGGAGCATTTCGCTTTTTCGGCCACCGATCTCGACGCGTTTGAAAACACGTTGCGCGAGCTGGGCGAGCCCCATCAGCGCGCGGAGCTCGCGTCCTTTGGGCTGGTGCAGATCAACCTCTGGGACCCCGACGGCAACCACCTGCACGTCGACTTCCCGAGCGGGCCCTGA
- a CDS encoding GIY-YIG nuclease family protein translates to MAGSKRIQFDDEFGLVCGDATLQDGMNGDIAQLLHPTHATPCIYAWTLRIDETQPAERLLYIGKTRSLRRRVREYLQPFQPHSPNDYKLQVFQRQALTVFPQSRLLLYAKPELVAMLTASEKRLIDWFDPPLNRRATVPDSVRTEFQVSFEKFYLAGLAGVLSAAP, encoded by the coding sequence ATGGCCGGCTCCAAACGCATCCAGTTTGATGATGAGTTTGGACTTGTGTGTGGAGATGCCACGCTGCAGGACGGGATGAACGGGGACATTGCGCAGTTGTTGCACCCCACTCACGCAACGCCTTGCATCTATGCCTGGACGCTCAGAATCGATGAAACGCAGCCCGCTGAACGCTTGCTCTATATCGGGAAAACGCGGTCGCTCAGGCGGCGGGTCAGGGAATACCTTCAGCCTTTTCAACCGCATTCGCCCAATGACTACAAGCTGCAGGTGTTTCAGCGACAGGCGCTCACCGTGTTTCCTCAAAGCCGGCTGTTGCTCTACGCGAAGCCAGAACTGGTGGCAATGCTCACCGCGTCTGAAAAGCGCTTGATTGACTGGTTTGATCCCCCGTTGAACCGAAGAGCGACCGTCCCGGATTCGGTTCGTACAGAGTTTCAGGTTTCCTTCGAGAAGTTTTATCTGGCTGGCCTGGCTGGCGTTTTGAGTGCCGCCCCATGA
- a CDS encoding enoyl ACP reductase FabMG family protein, with translation MNSPIPLTQLPQQNIFKNGDVFVLFGELFGRGYANGLVNEARSAGMTIVGITVGRREADGTLRPLNDEELAAGEANLGGKIINVPLMAGFDADSPAGTPTPTEMLSKLTLKTWTEDKLDWAHIEKCREVGVKRFTDSVAQVMTTLDGMIPDGRNVFFAHTMAGGIPKAKVFLAIANRIYKGRGDRFQSSDVLLQSDLGKLILQNFDEVSANTFQHLIDGSAAIRQRIEAKGGQVRYSAYGYHGTEVLIEDRYQWQTYSNYTQGYAKMRLERVAQAAWENGIKATVFNCPEIRTNSSDIFVGVELPLFSLLNALKKENGGAWAEAQWLACRDLLKSGEDLEVVMQRIADFYASDVMKGYSNFAAWPMANSPELAEIMIGSSDDITAMHKERSALITDLLSALVIEATGPLMFRESSAPTGPVLWLNHDLIARLLNQMHA, from the coding sequence ATGAACAGCCCTATCCCTTTGACCCAGTTGCCCCAGCAGAACATCTTCAAGAACGGGGATGTGTTTGTCTTGTTTGGCGAGCTCTTTGGCCGCGGCTACGCCAACGGTCTGGTGAACGAAGCGCGCAGCGCGGGCATGACCATCGTGGGCATCACCGTGGGTCGCCGAGAAGCCGATGGCACGCTGCGCCCCTTGAATGACGAGGAGTTGGCAGCAGGCGAGGCCAATCTGGGCGGCAAGATCATCAACGTGCCCCTCATGGCAGGCTTTGACGCCGATTCGCCCGCAGGCACGCCCACACCGACCGAAATGCTGAGCAAGCTCACGCTCAAGACCTGGACCGAAGACAAGCTCGACTGGGCCCACATCGAAAAATGCCGTGAAGTCGGTGTCAAGCGCTTCACCGATTCAGTGGCCCAGGTCATGACCACGCTGGACGGCATGATTCCCGATGGCCGCAATGTGTTTTTTGCCCACACCATGGCCGGCGGCATCCCCAAGGCCAAGGTGTTCCTGGCCATTGCCAACCGGATCTACAAGGGCCGTGGCGACCGTTTCCAGTCGTCCGATGTGTTGCTGCAAAGTGACTTGGGCAAGCTGATCCTGCAAAACTTCGATGAGGTGTCGGCCAACACATTCCAGCACCTGATCGACGGCAGCGCTGCGATTCGCCAGCGCATCGAAGCCAAGGGTGGCCAGGTGCGCTACAGCGCCTACGGCTACCACGGGACGGAAGTGCTGATCGAAGACCGCTATCAGTGGCAAACCTATTCCAACTACACCCAGGGTTACGCCAAGATGCGCCTGGAGCGCGTTGCCCAGGCGGCCTGGGAAAACGGCATCAAGGCCACCGTTTTCAATTGCCCCGAGATCCGCACCAACTCGTCTGACATTTTTGTCGGTGTCGAGCTGCCGTTGTTCTCGCTGTTGAATGCCTTGAAAAAGGAAAATGGCGGTGCCTGGGCCGAGGCGCAATGGCTGGCTTGCCGCGACCTGCTCAAGAGCGGGGAAGACCTGGAGGTGGTGATGCAGCGCATCGCCGATTTCTACGCCAGCGATGTGATGAAGGGCTACAGCAACTTCGCTGCCTGGCCCATGGCCAACAGTCCGGAGCTGGCGGAAATCATGATCGGCTCGTCTGACGACATCACCGCCATGCACAAAGAGCGCAGCGCATTGATCACCGACCTGCTCAGTGCTCTGGTCATTGAAGCCACAGGTCCGCTGATGTTCCGCGAGTCGTCGGCACCCACCGGCCCCGTGCTCTGGCTGAACCACGATTTGATTGCGCGTTTGTTGAACCAGATGCACGCCTGA
- a CDS encoding Ig-like domain-containing protein has product MPHSFVPLARKLGATAAFALLPVAVMAASGVTVRYDDDASPFPSNRLTRLDYANVTFRRVDLPKPDCAVQVSDCADIDVINTLDGFSTQPRITVPFDGDIDLASVSSDTVYLLNLGDTVGRRGYGEKVGINQVLWDPSSQTLVFEPDELLAEHSRYLLVVTNGVRDLQGKKIAVSDFAGDKPGNDWRDRWDRRYSKHHWHKPRQPRDSDAAYERELRDAVRSVRTPRGTQVAAASLFTTQSTTGDLVKVMRQIKRSRPASANFMIGNAGGATSRAVFDLSDVAAIEFNRQTGTAPVYTPSPLFLSALNVMPGAVGQIAYGRFQSPNYLVAGEYMPPVNSLWGQPRAQGTQELVFQLFVPSGAKPAGGWPVAIFGHGFTDSMYGAPWTVASTFASRGIATLSINVVGHGGGAMGSLNVTSTSAGMVTVPAGGRGIDQDGSGVIDSTEGSSAAAPRTAINSRDSLRQTVIDLMQLVRQVEVGMDVDGDGAADLDAQRIYYAGQSFGGIYGTMLLGVEPNIKAGVPNVPGGSITEVARLGAFRGLTGLALFARTPTLMNLVPTAALPFPFNFQENMPLRNLPPVVNSVPGAMAIAEVLDRYEWVQQAGNPVSYASLIRKQPLRGSSAKPVIVQFAKGDQTVPNPTSSAIVRAGSLEDRTTLFRNDLAYAFDMGEPKTVPKNPHTFLTNIGTPSMAAFAVGGQIQIAEFFKSNGMVVIDPDEAGPFYEVPIALPLPETLSFTR; this is encoded by the coding sequence ATGCCCCATTCCTTTGTTCCATTGGCTCGAAAGCTCGGCGCCACTGCGGCGTTCGCACTTCTGCCCGTCGCGGTGATGGCCGCCAGCGGTGTCACCGTGCGTTACGACGACGATGCGAGTCCGTTTCCTTCGAACCGCCTGACCAGGCTGGACTACGCCAACGTGACTTTTCGGCGCGTGGATTTGCCGAAACCCGATTGCGCGGTACAGGTGAGCGACTGCGCCGACATTGATGTGATCAACACGCTCGACGGCTTTTCTACCCAGCCCCGCATCACGGTGCCGTTTGATGGTGACATCGACCTGGCTTCGGTCAGCAGTGACACCGTGTATTTGCTCAATCTGGGTGATACGGTGGGCCGGCGAGGCTATGGGGAAAAGGTGGGGATCAACCAGGTGCTGTGGGATCCCTCAAGCCAGACACTGGTTTTTGAACCCGACGAGTTGCTGGCCGAACATTCACGCTACCTGCTGGTGGTCACCAATGGCGTTCGCGACCTGCAGGGCAAAAAGATCGCGGTGAGTGATTTCGCAGGGGACAAGCCCGGAAACGATTGGCGCGACCGCTGGGACCGCCGCTATTCCAAACACCATTGGCACAAGCCGCGCCAACCACGCGACAGCGATGCCGCTTACGAGCGCGAGTTGCGCGATGCGGTGCGTTCGGTGCGCACGCCCCGTGGCACACAGGTCGCGGCCGCTTCGTTGTTCACCACACAGAGCACCACGGGCGACCTGGTGAAAGTCATGCGCCAGATCAAACGCTCGCGCCCGGCCAGTGCCAATTTCATGATCGGCAATGCAGGAGGGGCGACCTCCCGCGCTGTTTTTGACTTGTCTGATGTGGCGGCCATAGAGTTCAACCGCCAGACCGGTACCGCGCCGGTCTACACGCCATCGCCGTTGTTTTTGTCTGCATTGAATGTGATGCCCGGGGCTGTCGGGCAAATCGCCTACGGCCGCTTCCAGTCCCCCAACTACCTGGTGGCGGGCGAATACATGCCGCCGGTGAACTCGCTTTGGGGTCAACCCAGGGCGCAGGGCACACAGGAACTGGTGTTCCAGTTGTTTGTTCCTTCAGGCGCCAAGCCGGCTGGCGGTTGGCCGGTCGCCATCTTTGGTCATGGCTTTACCGACAGCATGTATGGAGCCCCATGGACCGTGGCCTCGACCTTTGCGTCAAGGGGCATTGCCACGCTGTCGATCAATGTCGTGGGTCATGGGGGTGGTGCAATGGGTTCGCTGAACGTGACGTCCACATCGGCCGGCATGGTGACCGTGCCCGCTGGCGGGCGTGGTATTGACCAAGATGGCAGCGGGGTGATCGACTCCACTGAAGGCTCCAGCGCAGCGGCACCGCGCACGGCCATCAACAGCCGTGACAGCCTGCGCCAGACGGTGATCGATCTGATGCAGCTGGTGCGCCAGGTGGAGGTGGGCATGGATGTGGATGGCGATGGCGCTGCCGACCTCGACGCCCAGCGCATTTATTACGCCGGGCAATCGTTTGGCGGTATCTACGGCACCATGCTGCTGGGCGTGGAGCCCAACATCAAGGCCGGTGTGCCCAATGTGCCGGGAGGCTCGATCACCGAAGTGGCGCGGCTGGGCGCGTTCCGCGGCTTGACCGGCCTGGCTCTGTTTGCGCGCACGCCGACTTTGATGAACCTGGTGCCCACGGCTGCCCTGCCATTTCCGTTCAACTTCCAGGAGAACATGCCGCTGCGCAATCTGCCACCGGTGGTCAACAGCGTGCCGGGCGCCATGGCGATTGCCGAAGTGCTGGACCGCTACGAGTGGGTGCAGCAAGCGGGTAACCCGGTGTCTTATGCGTCGCTGATTCGCAAGCAGCCGCTCAGGGGCAGCTCGGCGAAACCGGTGATCGTGCAATTTGCCAAGGGCGACCAGACCGTGCCCAACCCCACCAGCAGCGCCATCGTGCGCGCTGGCAGCCTGGAAGACCGCACGACCCTGTTCCGTAACGACCTGGCTTATGCCTTCGATATGGGTGAACCCAAAACGGTGCCCAAAAATCCGCATACCTTCCTGACCAACATCGGCACCCCTTCGATGGCAGCGTTTGCCGTGGGCGGGCAGATCCAGATTGCCGAGTTCTTCAAAAGCAACGGCATGGTGGTGATTGATCCTGATGAAGCAGGCCCTTTCTATGAGGTGCCCATCGCTCTGCCTCTGCCCGAGACGCTGAGCTTCACTCGCTGA
- a CDS encoding VanZ family protein translates to MKSQTKPPAKLLLVALFMWIGYQIVQWPAMRVLYSAEDKWAHGAAFFAVWFALRWATTWRVGTLALVGAGLGGAVEIHQMFLPGFSPSWADWGADLLGIGLAWAMAAACLRTPARAHG, encoded by the coding sequence ATGAAGTCCCAAACCAAACCCCCGGCCAAGCTGTTGCTGGTCGCCCTGTTCATGTGGATCGGCTACCAGATCGTGCAATGGCCGGCCATGCGGGTGCTCTACAGTGCTGAAGACAAATGGGCGCATGGTGCCGCGTTTTTCGCAGTCTGGTTTGCGCTGCGCTGGGCGACGACATGGCGCGTGGGCACGCTGGCGCTGGTCGGGGCTGGCCTGGGTGGCGCCGTCGAGATCCACCAGATGTTCCTGCCTGGCTTCAGCCCGAGCTGGGCCGACTGGGGTGCCGACTTGCTGGGCATCGGCCTGGCATGGGCAATGGCCGCTGCTTGCCTGCGAACGCCTGCACGGGCACACGGCTGA
- a CDS encoding LysR family transcriptional regulator codes for MDRLTAMRVFTEVATGGSFRAASDKLDMSRAMVTRYVAEMENWLQARLLQRTTRRVTLTDAGEQALRRCQQMLELATLVEEETDSGGDTLRGQLRLTTSMSFGHAHLAAAIADFLALHPQLKVDMQVGDGALNLVEARIDLAIRISSEPDPLLIGRPLAVCESVLVASPSYLDRYGVPAAPGDLTAHQCLSYANFGKSTWKLSRGKENVSVGVPSRLSANEATVLLHAALSGGGIALQPTYLANAHLARGELLAVLPEWRPPALKVYALYMSRQHLPANVRALLDFLVERFKTVPW; via the coding sequence ATGGACCGACTCACCGCCATGCGCGTGTTCACCGAAGTGGCCACGGGGGGCAGCTTCCGCGCTGCTTCGGACAAGCTCGACATGTCGCGCGCCATGGTCACGCGCTACGTGGCCGAAATGGAAAACTGGTTGCAGGCCCGCCTGCTGCAACGCACCACCCGGCGCGTCACGCTGACCGATGCCGGCGAGCAGGCGCTTCGCCGCTGCCAGCAGATGCTGGAGCTGGCCACGCTTGTTGAAGAGGAAACCGACAGCGGCGGCGACACCTTGCGCGGGCAGTTGCGGCTGACCACCAGCATGTCGTTTGGCCATGCCCACCTGGCGGCTGCGATCGCGGATTTTCTGGCTTTGCACCCACAGTTGAAGGTCGACATGCAGGTCGGCGACGGCGCGCTCAACCTGGTCGAGGCGCGCATCGATCTGGCGATCCGCATCAGCAGCGAGCCCGATCCCTTGCTGATCGGGCGCCCCTTGGCGGTGTGCGAGTCGGTGCTGGTGGCTTCACCGTCGTACCTCGATCGGTATGGGGTGCCTGCTGCGCCCGGTGATCTGACCGCACATCAATGCCTCAGCTATGCCAATTTCGGCAAGAGCACATGGAAGCTGTCCCGCGGCAAGGAAAATGTGAGTGTGGGTGTGCCCAGTCGTCTCAGCGCCAACGAGGCCACGGTGCTGCTGCATGCGGCCCTGTCCGGTGGCGGCATCGCCTTGCAGCCGACCTATCTGGCCAACGCCCACCTGGCGCGAGGAGAGCTGCTGGCCGTGTTGCCCGAATGGCGGCCACCTGCGCTCAAGGTGTATGCGCTGTACATGTCGCGCCAGCATTTGCCGGCCAACGTGCGCGCCTTGCTCGACTTTCTGGTGGAGCGCTTCAAGACCGTGCCCTGGTAG
- a CDS encoding putative quinol monooxygenase, which yields MSQLTIVANIHAHPDRIDLVKAELEKLIPITRGEKGCLQYDLHRDNNNPAHFMFYENWESRELWQTHMSAPHLAAYSQATEGAVVEFVLNEMTPIA from the coding sequence ATGAGCCAACTCACCATCGTCGCCAACATCCACGCCCATCCCGATCGCATCGACCTGGTCAAGGCCGAGCTGGAAAAACTGATCCCGATCACACGCGGCGAAAAGGGCTGCCTGCAGTACGACCTGCACCGCGACAACAACAACCCGGCCCATTTCATGTTCTATGAAAACTGGGAATCGCGCGAACTGTGGCAGACCCACATGTCAGCGCCCCACCTCGCCGCCTACTCGCAGGCCACCGAAGGCGCCGTGGTCGAGTTCGTGTTAAACGAAATGACGCCCATCGCCTGA
- a CDS encoding LysR family transcriptional regulator gives MLLDNIALFLQIVEKGSLAAAGREAGLSATTVSERLAALEAHFGVVLLNRTTRALNLTEEGRTLVEGAKQVLGEVQDLESRIRLGAETLSGTIRVSAPSDLGRNLVSAEIHRFLAEHPAIAIELLLSDGYVDVVGQGFDIALRFGPVTDSSLRVRPLGPQQRVVCAAPGYLEVRGVPMRPEDLTSHNCLVMRFGSSLDNAWHFGVAATQRAVTVRGDRVANDGALVRQWCLAGHGIMLKSALDVADDLRSGALVQLLADHAPPPTPLQMLFPPSRAQPKRVRALADQLALALQGIRADA, from the coding sequence GTGCTGCTCGACAACATCGCCCTGTTTCTTCAAATTGTCGAGAAAGGCAGCCTGGCCGCCGCGGGCCGGGAGGCCGGGCTTTCTGCGACCACCGTGTCCGAACGCCTGGCGGCGCTGGAGGCCCACTTCGGCGTGGTGCTGTTGAACCGCACCACACGCGCCCTCAACCTGACCGAAGAAGGCCGCACCCTGGTGGAGGGCGCCAAACAGGTGCTGGGCGAGGTGCAAGATCTGGAGTCCCGCATTCGGCTGGGCGCTGAGACGCTCTCAGGCACGATACGGGTGAGCGCGCCGAGCGATCTGGGGCGCAACCTGGTGTCGGCCGAGATTCACCGCTTTCTCGCTGAGCACCCGGCTATTGCCATCGAACTGCTGCTGTCTGACGGGTATGTCGACGTGGTGGGCCAGGGCTTTGACATCGCCTTGCGCTTTGGCCCGGTCACTGACAGTTCCTTGCGTGTGCGACCGCTGGGGCCGCAACAGCGGGTGGTTTGCGCGGCGCCCGGTTACTTGGAAGTTCGTGGCGTACCCATGCGGCCTGAGGACCTCACTTCACACAATTGTCTGGTGATGCGGTTTGGGTCGAGTCTGGACAACGCCTGGCATTTTGGCGTGGCCGCCACGCAGCGGGCGGTGACGGTGCGGGGCGATCGCGTGGCCAACGATGGGGCGCTGGTGCGGCAGTGGTGCCTGGCGGGCCACGGCATCATGCTGAAGTCGGCACTGGATGTGGCCGACGACCTTCGGTCAGGTGCGCTGGTGCAGCTGCTGGCGGACCATGCGCCACCGCCCACGCCGCTGCAGATGCTGTTTCCCCCGAGCCGGGCTCAGCCCAAGCGTGTGCGCGCGCTGGCGGACCAGTTGGCGCTGGCTTTGCAGGGAATCAGAGCCGACGCCTAA
- the pgi gene encoding glucose-6-phosphate isomerase yields MSASNVSPTALPAWTSLAQLAAAPQPHLRDVLKSDAGRAQRMTASAVGLTLDASRQRMSPEIQNALLALAAEAGVAEQRDAMFRGDVINTTEKRPVLHVALRGQNGPWGEAISADVARELDRMCTFADGVRSGAITGHSDKPFTDIVNIGIGGSDLGPRMAADAMAHLTGTGPRVHYVSNPDAWALYSVLHPLDAARTLVVVSSKTFTTQETLTNAASCQRWLTDNGVPADRVSSHLVAITASPAQSAQLGYAADNTFLFWDWVGGRYSVWSALGLPLAIGIGGAGFRDFLAGARAMDEHFCTAPLAHNLPVLMALSGIWNRNFLNCPTQLIVPYASRLVRFTPFVQQMDMESNGKRTHKDGTPVSVDTGAIVWGGLGIDGQHAYFQLLHQGKHTVPVDFIGVETEDTPLPMANTHHHVVNLNLRAQSQAMAEGRTVAATRALLEKDSNVSADELDAMAAQRSFEGNIPSNILWLDKLDPARLGALIALYEHKVFTQAAIWGINAYDQWGVELGKTMAKSMENK; encoded by the coding sequence ATGTCCGCATCGAACGTTTCACCCACCGCCCTGCCTGCCTGGACATCGCTCGCACAGCTTGCTGCAGCGCCTCAGCCGCACCTGCGCGATGTTTTGAAATCGGATGCCGGTCGCGCCCAGCGCATGACCGCCAGCGCCGTTGGCCTCACGCTCGACGCCAGCCGCCAACGCATGTCCCCCGAGATCCAAAACGCCTTGCTGGCGCTGGCCGCAGAAGCTGGCGTTGCCGAACAGCGCGACGCCATGTTCCGTGGCGATGTGATCAACACCACTGAAAAGCGGCCCGTGCTGCATGTGGCTTTGCGCGGTCAAAATGGCCCCTGGGGCGAAGCCATCAGCGCCGACGTGGCGCGCGAACTCGACCGCATGTGCACCTTCGCCGATGGCGTGCGCTCGGGCGCCATCACCGGCCATTCCGACAAACCCTTCACCGACATCGTCAACATCGGTATCGGCGGCTCCGACCTCGGCCCGCGCATGGCGGCCGACGCCATGGCCCACCTCACCGGCACCGGCCCCCGCGTGCACTACGTGTCCAACCCCGACGCCTGGGCGCTCTACAGCGTGCTGCACCCGCTCGACGCCGCGCGCACCCTCGTGGTCGTTTCCAGTAAAACCTTCACCACCCAGGAAACCCTCACCAACGCCGCCAGCTGCCAGCGCTGGCTGACCGACAACGGCGTGCCCGCCGACCGCGTGTCTAGCCACCTGGTTGCCATCACCGCCAGCCCGGCGCAATCGGCCCAGCTCGGGTACGCAGCCGACAACACCTTCCTGTTCTGGGACTGGGTGGGTGGCCGCTACTCCGTGTGGTCGGCCCTGGGCCTGCCGCTGGCCATTGGCATCGGAGGCGCGGGTTTCCGCGACTTCCTCGCCGGCGCCCGCGCCATGGACGAGCATTTCTGCACCGCGCCGCTGGCCCACAACCTGCCCGTGTTGATGGCGCTCTCGGGCATCTGGAACCGCAATTTCCTGAATTGCCCCACACAACTCATCGTGCCCTACGCCTCGCGCCTGGTGCGCTTCACGCCCTTCGTGCAGCAAATGGACATGGAGTCCAACGGCAAGCGCACCCACAAAGACGGCACCCCCGTCAGCGTCGACACCGGCGCCATCGTCTGGGGCGGTCTGGGCATCGACGGCCAACACGCCTACTTCCAGCTGCTGCACCAGGGCAAACACACCGTGCCTGTGGACTTCATCGGCGTTGAAACCGAAGATACGCCGCTGCCCATGGCCAACACGCACCACCACGTGGTCAACCTCAACCTGCGCGCCCAATCCCAGGCCATGGCCGAAGGCCGCACGGTAGCCGCCACCCGCGCCCTGCTGGAAAAGGACAGCAACGTGAGCGCCGACGAGCTCGACGCCATGGCCGCGCAGCGCAGCTTCGAAGGCAACATCCCCAGCAACATCCTCTGGCTCGACAAACTCGACCCCGCGCGCCTGGGCGCCCTGATCGCGCTCTACGAACACAAGGTCTTCACCCAGGCTGCCATCTGGGGCATCAACGCCTACGACCAGTGGGGTGTGGAGCTCGGTAAAACCATGGCCAAGTCGATGGAAAACAAATAG
- a CDS encoding methylglyoxal synthase → MNIALIAHNGKKDDMVALATEFAPLLRQHTLMATGTTGGRLQADAGLAVERLLSGPLGGDLQIGARLSTGLVDAVIFLRDPMTSQPHEPDINALVRACDVHNVPCATNVATARLLLAEWARG, encoded by the coding sequence ATGAACATCGCCCTCATCGCCCACAACGGCAAAAAAGACGACATGGTCGCCCTGGCTACCGAGTTCGCCCCCCTGCTGCGGCAACACACGCTGATGGCCACCGGCACCACCGGCGGGCGCCTGCAAGCCGACGCGGGCCTCGCTGTGGAACGCCTGCTGAGCGGCCCTTTGGGGGGGGATTTGCAGATCGGCGCGCGCTTGTCCACCGGCCTGGTGGACGCCGTGATCTTCCTGCGCGACCCCATGACCTCCCAACCCCACGAACCCGACATCAATGCCCTGGTGCGGGCCTGCGATGTACACAACGTGCCTTGCGCCACCAACGTGGCCACCGCTCGTTTGCTGCTGGCCGAGTGGGCGCGCGGCTGA
- a CDS encoding MBL fold metallo-hydrolase gives MIRRTFLATAAALTLAASGSAFAAEPLQLKVYTADANSFGVNSTLVYGATEAMVIDAGFTRADALRIAANVLDSGKQLKTIYVSQADPDYYFGVETLKAFFPEADVVTTPAVLAKLSAKMAGKVAFWGPKMGANAPKHPVTPKALTTNSLTLDGETIEIRGTEGLLAHRPYAWIPSIKAVVGNIAVFGNLHVWTADTQTVAERSAWLTQLDEMAALQPATVVPGHMAVGTKTDASAIAYTAQYLKTFENALAASKNSAELIESMNKAYPKAGGALSLETGAKVNKGEMKW, from the coding sequence ATGATCCGCCGCACTTTCCTCGCCACCGCCGCTGCCCTGACCTTGGCCGCCAGCGGCAGCGCCTTCGCCGCCGAACCCCTGCAACTCAAGGTCTACACCGCCGATGCCAACAGCTTTGGCGTGAATTCCACCCTGGTCTATGGCGCCACCGAAGCCATGGTGATCGACGCCGGTTTCACCCGCGCCGACGCGCTGCGCATCGCCGCCAACGTGCTCGACAGCGGCAAACAGCTCAAGACCATTTACGTCAGCCAGGCCGACCCGGACTATTACTTCGGCGTCGAAACCCTCAAGGCCTTTTTTCCTGAAGCCGACGTGGTGACCACGCCCGCGGTGCTCGCCAAGCTCAGCGCCAAGATGGCCGGCAAAGTGGCGTTCTGGGGCCCCAAGATGGGCGCCAACGCACCCAAGCACCCGGTCACACCCAAAGCCTTGACCACCAACAGCCTGACGCTGGACGGTGAAACCATCGAAATCCGCGGCACCGAAGGCTTGCTGGCCCACCGCCCTTATGCCTGGATCCCTTCCATCAAAGCCGTCGTGGGCAACATCGCCGTGTTTGGCAACCTGCACGTCTGGACGGCCGACACCCAGACCGTGGCCGAGCGCAGCGCCTGGCTGACGCAGCTGGACGAAATGGCCGCCTTGCAACCCGCGACCGTGGTCCCTGGCCACATGGCCGTGGGCACCAAGACCGACGCCAGCGCTATTGCATACACCGCGCAATACCTGAAAACTTTCGAGAACGCGCTCGCCGCCAGCAAGAACAGCGCCGAATTGATCGAGAGCATGAACAAGGCCTACCCCAAGGCCGGCGGCGCCCTGTCGCTGGAAACCGGTGCCAAAGTCAATAAGGGAGAAATGAAATGGTAA